CGATCTACCGGCGGCTCGCCCGGATCAGCATGCCACGGCACGCCGTCGACCTGGCCCGCACGCTGGTCACCTTCGCCCGCCTCTGCCGCGACGCCGGGCATCGCCACGAGGACGCGCTGACCCGCCTCCGCGAGGCGATGACGATCCTGAAGGTCGGCCGGCTCGACCCCGCCGTACAGCAAAGGCTGACGGACGCCGCGCGGTGGATCGGCGCCGACCTGCTCGACGCGACCGGCCGGCACGACGAGGCCGACGACCTGCGGCGCTCGCCCCATCACTACTCGCCGCCGCCCCAGCCCTCGCAACGACGCCCACCGCGTCCGCCCGACACATCGCAGCGAGACCTGGCGCGTTCGATGGCCGGCAGCATTCACTACCTGGCCAGAGCCGAGCTCGAAAGGCTCGAGCCGCTCGACGCCGCCGCGGTGCTGGCCGCCCTCAAGGAGGTGCGGTTCTGGTGGCTCGAGGCGATCCTGCGCGGCTTGCATCGCGACCACGAACTGGAGGTGCTGCGCCTGCTGGTGCGGCACGAGGCGCACGACGTCGACACCGTGACGTGGCGGGTCGTCGCGAAGCGGCTGCTGACCCTCTCGGCGCGTGAGGCCGCCGCGATTCTCAGCGACACCACGCCCGCTACCGCCGCGGCCATCCTGAACTACGACGACTGGAGCTGGAAGGCCCGCGCCGTACTTGCCCACCTGGACCACGCCGTGGAGATCACCCGCCGGCTCGGCTACGACCCGTACGCTGACCAGGCGAAAAAACGCCTCTGGGATCCGGGATAGCCTCCCCCTCGACGGTGGCCGGGCCCTCGGCAGCGGACCGGCAGCTGATCTCCATGCCGTCTTCCACCGGGAAGGTGACGCTGACGTACCCGTTGGCGGGGTCGCGGACGTAGTCGAGGTAGTCGGCCATGGCGGGGAGTTCGATGTCGTCGGCCACGACCAGCGCGCCCGACTCGAGCCGTGGTTCGAGCAGGCGAAGTACCGGTAGGCATTGATCCTTCCAACCATCCAGCAGCACCACGCCAATGGGTCCCGGGATGTCGGCCAGGGTGTCCAGGGCGTCACCGGCCAGGATGGTCACCCGGTCACCCAGGCCGGCCTCGTCGAGGTTGGCTCGCACGGCCGTGACCTTGGCCGGGTTCAACTCGGTGCCGAACACCCGGCCGGCGCCGTTGTCGGCGATCGCGGCGGCGAGGTACACGGTGGAGATCCCGAACGAGGTGCCGAACTCCACCACCGTCGTCGGGCGGCTGGCGCGCACGAGTGTGTAGAGCAGTTCGCCTCCCCGCGCGGAGATCGGTAGGTAGAAGGTCTGCAGCGCGTCGGCCCGCTGCCGTGCGGTGGCAGAGGTGGACGACCCAGAGATCGGCGGAGGTGGCTGCTCGTCGTCATTCGCCGCGGCGGCGAACAGCCGGTCGAGCACGGTACGGACCGATGGACTGTGCAGTGTCGTGGCCATGCCGGCTAGACTAGACGCGACGTTGCGTTGTGTCTAGCGTTCGGTACGCTCGCTCAGCGAAGGAGGGCAATGACCGAGCACCACGGAAACCGGTACGGGCGCAGCGAACGAGCTCGGCAGGCGGTCCTGGAGGCCGCCGATGACCTGCTGGTCGAACGCGGGTTCGCCGGCGTGACGATCGAGGGCATCGCGGCGCGAGCCGGCGTGGCGAAACAGACCATCTACCGCTGGTGGCCCTCCAAGGTCGACATCCTGATGGATGCCTTCATCGACGACATGGCGCAGCATCTGACCCCGCCCGACCACGGCGATCTGGGACTCGACCTGCGCACCCACCTGAGTAAGCTCGCCGATTTCCTGACCCGATCGGACGCGGGTGCCGTCTTCCGGGCACTCGTCGGGCAGGCGCAGCACGACCCGGACCTGGCGATCCGACTACGCGCCGACTACCTCGGCCAGCAGCGCGAGCGCGATCGTCTCCCCCTGTCACGAGCCGTCGAGCGTGGCGAGCTACCCCCGGACACCGACCTCGATCTCGCGATCGACCAACTCGTCGGTCCCATCCACTACCGCGTCCTGGTCACCGGCGAACCCGTGCCCCGCCATGTCACCGACGCTCTCGTGCACCATTTCCTCGTCCAGCATCAGCCGGTCGCACCCTCCCAGCCGTCTCGTCAGCGCTGATCCGATTCCCACCACACCAGGTTGGCGGCAGCGTGGGCAACCGGCTCGATGGTCTCCCATCCCTCGGCGATCAGCTCGTCGTGGATCCGCCAGATGTCGACGACCACAATCTCCGGTCCCGCGTCGGGAAGCCAGCGCCGCGAGTGCACCACGACGTGATCACCGTCGGCCAGCATGTGAAGGATCTCAACCTGCATGCCGGCGATCGGTGCCAAGGCGGCGCTGACGGCGGCGAGCCATTGCGCCTTGGTTGATGTGGTCGAATCTGGCCGGTGGTGGACGAAGTCATCGCTGAGGAACTGGGCGAGCACCTCGACGTCGCCCGTCTCGATCAGTCCTGCCAGCGCCCGTTGAACGATGCTCTTGTTCTCGGTGGTCATGGACGCAGTGTTTCCGGGACCGCTTGGATTGTCGATGAAATGCGATTTCATGGCGACCCGCGCGGCGCTGAGTACGCTTCATGATCGTGTACATGATCGGGGAACTCTTGCGCCAGTGGCGGCAGCGCCGGGGGCTCAGCCAACTGGACCTGGCGATTGCGGCGGATGTCTCGGCTCGTCACGTCAGCCTGGTCGAAACCGGGAAATCCAAGCCGAGCGCCGAGATGGTCCTCCGACTCGCGGATCAGCTCCATGTGCCGCTGCGTGACCGCAACCGGCTCTTGCTCGCCGCCGGCTTCGCACCGCGATACGCGGAGCGTTCGCTGGACGACGGCGCGCTGTCGGCGGCCCGCGACGCGGTCCGCAGGGTGCTCCACGCGCACGAGCCGTATCCGGCGCTGGTCTTCGATCGCAGGTGGAACATCGTGATGACCAACCGCGCGGTCGACCCGTTCTTCGCACAGGTGGCTCCCGACCTGCTGCAGCCGCCGGTCAACCTGCTGCGGCTCGGACTGGACCCGCGCGGGTTCGCTCGCATGGTCGTCAACCTGGCCGACGTGCGCGCGATGTTCCGCGCCCGGATCACACGCCAACTCGCGACAGCTCCCGACCCTGAGCTCACCGCGATTTACGAGGAACTGCTCATGCCCGAACCCGACCTCGCGGCAAGTCAAAGCGTCGAATCGGACGTCGTGATTCCGATGATCGTTCGCGTCGGCGGGCGAGAACTACGGCTGTTCTCGACCATCACCACCTTCGGCACCCCGATGGACATCACCCTCGACGAGATCGGGATCGAGTCGTACTATCCCGCGGACGCGGAAAGCGCCGCTTACTTCACGCGGTAGCTTGCCTGCGCCGATGATGATTGAGATCAGCGTCAACTCTTGACGGCCTCTGCGATCTGCAGGGCGGCCTGGGCGGGCGTGAGGTGCGTGGTGTCGACGACCTCGGCCTCGCGATGTAGCCACGTGCGAGCCGCCTCGGCGTAGGGCTCAAGGTATTTGAGGCGGAACGGGGAAGGGACGGGGTGTTCCCCCTCGATACGCCCGCGGAGGGTGTCTTGGTCGGCGTGGAGGACGAAGTGCCTTACCGGGATGGCATGTTGGGCGAGGCCCGTGCTGATCTCGCGCCAGTACTGCTCGACCAGGACCGTCATGGGCATCACCAGAGTGCCGCCGGTGTAGTCGAGTACGCGGCGGGCGGTCTCGACGACGAGCTGACGCCACGGCGGCCAGTGCTGGAAGTTGTCCGTCTCGGGCAGCCCCGGTGTGATGTCCATGAGTGTCTCGCCGACCTTCTCGGCGTCGAACACCCGTGAATCCGGGATCAGTTGCTGCACGATGGCACTGGTCGTCGTCTTGCCTGCGCCGTGCGTGCCATTGACCCATACGATCATGGGACCCGACGCTAGCGCGGCGCGGTGTCGGGCCACGGTAGCGCCGCGGCTCCCCCACTGGATTTGGCTTGGGCCGGCGGGGTTCTCGGACTCCGGCACCCGGCGGTAGCGGCGGGCCTGCCCCGCGCGACGCGATAGCGCGCCAGTTGCGGGCGCGGAGCACCGCCCGGACGACCAAACCGAGCCACGCCAGCACGATCACGAAGCTCATCACCACGCCGATCGACGCATGCCCGAACGCGGCGGCGACCACAGTGGGAGCCACCACAACGGTGATCCACACGGTGAGCACCATCCACCCCGTACGGTCCCGGCGAACGGTACGGCGGCGCATCCCACCATGGTGCGCCCGTCGACGACGCCCCGACAAGGCGGCGCGGCTGGCGGATGGCAAGGAAACGGCATACCGGACGGGGGAGGCTACGACGTCCTCGGTACACCAACGTCCACGACGAAGGAGAGCCGGTCGGTGCCAGCTTGTTCAGGGAGTGTTCAATGCGAAGTCTGATCACCAGACGTGCCGTCATCGCGTCGACTGCCGCCGCCTTACTTGGCGGCGCGTTGGCCATGCCGCAGGTCGTACACGCCGCCCCCACCCCGCTCACCGAGGCGTCCGCCGTGCGCGCGCTGGCCGCCGAGTTCGGCGACGACCGCACCGCCGGCGTCTACCGGAACGAGACCGGCCGGCTGGTCATCGCCGTCACCGACCAGGCGACAGCTCAGGCCGTCCGCGCCGCGGGCGGCGTCGCGGAGGTCGTGAAGTACAGCACGGCCGCCCTGGCCTCGATTCACACGACCTTCGACGAGCGGGTCGCCGACGTCGGGCCGATCCCCAACACGTCGTGGGGTGTCGACCCGAGCAGCAACCAGGTCGTCATCGACATCTTCGACGGGGTGTCCGCCGCCGACGAGAAGCGGCTCAGGGAACTCGCCGCGGGCTACGGCGACGCGGCGCGCATCGAGGAGCTTCCTGGCACCCTCCAGGCGGCGGCCGATATCGAGACCCGAGGCGGCATCGGTATCTACCCGAAGGACGGTGTCGGTTACTGCACTCTCGGGTTCAACGTCCGGAACTCCGCCGGGCAGAAGTACTTCGTCACCGCCGGGCACTGCGCGAACACCGCCGACGACCGGTGGTGGAACAGATTGAACGGGGAACACTACCTCGGCAAGCGCATTTGGTGGGACTACGGCGGCATCGACAAGGACTACGCCGTCATGGAGTACAAGGGCCCGGAAGCCGTCGGTCCGCCCGTTGTCGCCTACGGGGCCGTCACCGCCTTCGGCAAGGACTACGAGATCATCGATTCCCGCTATCCCACCGACACGGATTCCGTGATGCGTGCCGGCGCGCATAGCGGCGATCTGGTCGGAGAAGTGCTTTCGCCGAGCGTTACCGTGACCTACATCGACGGCACCACGCTGAAGAACATGATCAAGACCTCGCTTTGTGTCATGGACGGTGACAGCGGCGGTCCTATGTGGAACGGCGTCGAAGCCCTCGGCATCACGTCCGGTGGCAACCGGATCGATGAGGAGTGCCGCAGTTCGACAAACGACCGTGTGTCCTACTACCAGCCGGTGCACTGGGTGCTGGTCCACCATGGCCTGCACGCCTTCTAGGTGACTGACGGCCTCCGCCGGGTCGCCTTGGCCGACCCGGCGGAGGTCCTCTCAGTCGTCGGCGGGTCGGGCGGGCAGTAGAGCGCCGACAGCGATCGTGATGGCCACCGTGACGGCTACTGCCGACGGGATCGTGCTGTTGCCGAATTCTCGGTACATCAGCACGGCAGCGGCAACCGCGGGCACCGCGGTCAGAACCGTGAGCACGACGTGTCCCCAGCCCGGTCGTGGGATACGGCGTGTGCGGATCCATGCCCAGCCGAGGGCCGTGACGATCTGCACGCCGAGCAGGGACACCACGCTCGCCGGGCCCTGGTCCACCAGGATCCGGGAGGCGAGCATGATGTCGCTCGGCAGCAACACGACCAGGGCTACTGCCGCGGTGGCGGTCGCCGGGCTCGTCCGGCGGGGTCCGGCCGGTTCGGGCGGTTGGCGTTCGGTGGTGGGTGACCGGGGCGCGGGACTCGGCGCTGCCGCCTGCTCCGGCGTGGTGGGCCCGGGGTGGTCGAGGTGGAGACTGCCGGTGGCTACGGCCAGTTCCGGTTGTTCGATCACGGTTGGGGCCAGCCCGAGGGTACGGTGCAGCAGGCTGGCCACGAGCGGGACGCGGCTGGAACCGCCAACGAGGAACAGCCCCGCCAACGCCTCGCGGGGCACGCCGGCCTGGCGCAGGGTCGTCAGCGTCACCTCGACACTGTGCTGCAGCAGTGGGCGGGCAGCCCGTTCGAGCTCGTCGCGGGTCAGCCGCACGGTCGCGTCGGCCAAGGGGACGTACAGGTCGGCAGCGGCATGGCGGGACAGTTGCTCCTTGACCGCGCGTGCACCGTCCCACAAGGTTCTGCGGGCCCGCTGGTCATCGGTGGTCCGTGGCCAGTCCAACCGCCCCCACGCGTCGGCGGCCGCGTCCCTGGTCAGGAGCCGGGCGTGGTCGACCACGAGCGCGTCGAGATCGATCCCGCCGAGGTCGGCAAGACCGGCCGCGGCGAGCGTGTCGAACCCGCTTCCGTCGCGGCTGACCACACTGGCGTCGAAGGTGCCGGCGCCCAGGTCGTAGACCGCCACCGCACGACCCGCCCGCAGTTCATGACCGAGCACGGTGGTGAAATAGGCGGCGGCCGCCACCGGCTCGGGCACCAAACGCACATCGCCCAGGCCGGCCTGCCGTGCCGCATCGCTCAGCACATCCGTGCGGACGCCGCCCCACGTGGCCGGATGCGTCAACACCACCGTCGCCGGGATCGCACCGGCGACCCGGCACGCCTCCCGCCCCACCCGGGCCAGCACCGCCGCGACCGCATCGACCACCGCGATCTCCCGATCGCCCAGCCACACAGTGCCCTCGTCGATGCGCCGTTTCGGGTGCGGCTCAAACCCGCCCGGGTGCGCCAGCCCTGCCCGATAGGCGTCCGCACCGGTCAGCAACTCGAGGTCCGGGCCGGCGAACACCCCGGAACCCAGCAACGGCGATGAGTCGAACAGCAGCGGCGTCACCACCCCGCCCCCGTGCCGCAACACCGCCACGGTGCTCGTGGTGCCGAAGTCAACCCCAAGCCAGACACCCACGCGGTCTGAGATCGGCACGGTGCGACCGTAGCAGGGAGAGCGTTCGGAGTTGGGGTGGCGTACCACCGGGCGGGCTTGTCTCACGGACCCGGCAGCGCGGGTCGGGGATCTCGGCTCGCTCCGCGAGCCGCCGACCTGCGCGGTGCCCGCGGGAGCATGCGGCCCGCAGGTGACGCGGGCCGGGGTAAATCTGCCTGAGAATCCGTCACGTCGGTTCGACGGGCAGCCACAGTTCGCAGGTCGCGGTGCTGAAGTCGTCCGCGCGCTCCAGGACCGCAACGATGGAGGGGCCTGGCCGCAGACGCCACGGGTTGGCGGGGAACCACTCGGTCGCGGTCGCGGCCCAGGTCTGCTGCAGAGCCTGCGGGTAGGGCCCGGCGGTGCGGAAGACCGCCCACGTGCTGGCCGGTACCTCGATGGCGTGGAGGTCGTCGGGGGCCGGCGTGTCCCGGGAGACAGCGACCCCGTGCAGGTAGGTCAGTGCGCTGCCCTCGGTGGCGTCGGGGTCGAGGTCGTCGCTGACTTGCAGCAGGCCCGCCGGCTCGGTATCGCTGAGGGTCTTCAGCCGGACATGCTCCTCCTGCGGCAGTGCGGTGATGAGGCGCTGGATGTGCGGGTTGATGCCTTGGTGGATCAGCGGAACCCGGGCTGCGTGTCCGACGAGCCGGAATGCGGGGCGGTCGACGATGCGGGTGTCCATGGGGATGCTCCCTTCGACGGTCAGGCGGAACCTGATGTGCGGTTGTGTGCGAAGAGGGCCTCCGTCGCGGCGTACGTCGCCAGGGCTGGCGCCGTGGACCGCCCGGAACGCACGTCCGAACGCCTCGGTTGAGCCGTATCCGTGCCGGACGGCGATGCTCAGCAGATCGTCCTGACCCCGCACGACGGCGGCGGCGGCGACGGTCATGCGGCGTCGGCGCACGTACTCCGACAGCGGCATGCCGGCCAGCGACGAGAACATCCGGCGCAGGTGGTATTCGGTCGTGCCGAGCGCCCTGGCCAACGCGTCGACGTCGAGCTCCTCTGTGAGGTGCTCCTCGACGAGGTCGACAAGCCGGTTGAGTGCCGAGATCACGAGCCCTCCTTTCAACGTCAACCCTGGCCGAAGGCACCCCGCTCGCGCCCGACCGCTGTGGCCCGATCCGATCAGGTGGCAGCCATGATGCGTCCACTTTGGACGCGGCGAGCGTATACCTTGGTCTGCCCCTGGTAGACCGTGGACCGACGGCCGCACCCACGCTGCTGCCCGAGACTGGGTTCGACTCACATCGAGGAGGACCTTATGGGGATCAGCCGAGGGGATTTTCTGGGCATGGCCGCCGCGGTAGGCGGTGCGGTGCTGCTGCCCGCGTAAGGAGCCGAGGGCTGCACGTGTGGCTCGAGCCGACCCTCGGTGACGTACCGCCGCGGGAGATCCTCGACCACCTCGCCGAGACCGGCCGCTGTGCCGAGCGGCTGCGCCGCCAGGGTGCCGGCGTCCACCTGAGCGTCGGGTGCGAGTTCGTCCTGTTCGTGCCCGGCATCGTGCCCGGTGACAACGTCCTGGAACGGATCGAGAACCTGCTGAGCGGCAACTTCGACCCCGAGCAGATGATCCTGCGCCTGCGCGCGCCGACTACATGCGGGCTCTGCGGCGGCACCAGCGGCCGGGAAAGCCACTGGCCATCATGGAGTTCGGCACCTGCACCTTCGAGGGAGCGCCGGAGCAAGGCGGCATGGGGTGGAACGCCGTCGACTACACCAAGCAGCCACCGGAGATCAGGGGCGACCTCGTGCGCAGCGAACGCACCCAGGCGAGCTACCTGAACACGGTGCTCGAGGTCTTCGAGTCCATGCGCCTCTACGCAGCGCTGGCATTCACCTTCGTCTCACCGGACGCCGAGCATCGCCGCGAGCCGCGCTACGACCTGGACATGGCCAGCTACGCCCTCGTCAAACCCATCAAGCAACGCCCAGGCGACCCGACGTCCGACTGGCACTGGGAGCCCAAGCAGGCATTCCACACCCTGGCCCGCGCATACCGCGCCGCCACATAGGGCAGCGGCATTCAACCGTGAACGCCCGCCCGGACGGCCGGGATCCGTGCGGCCGCCGGCTGCGGGCCGCTGGTGCGCGGCGCGAACCAGCGCTCGTGCAGCCGGCGCAGCGGCGCCGGCGCCCACCAGTTCCACTCGCCGAGCAGGTTCATCAACGCCGGCAGAAGCAGGCCGCGGACGACCGTGACGTCGAGCAGCAGCGCGACCGCCATCGCGAAACCGATCTCCTTGACCGCGATCAGGTCGCCGAGCAGGAAGCCGAGGAACACCACGCCGATGCACAGCGCGGCGGCGGTGACCACCGGCCCGGACTTCTCGATGCCGGCGCGGACGGCGTGGTCGCTGGCCAGCGTGCGGCGTTGGGTGCGGCGGCGGGTGAGGTCACGCCCGTCCCACTCCTCCTTGATCCGGGCGAGCAGGAACACCTCGTAGTCCATCGAGAGCCCGAACACGAACACGAACAGCAGGACGGGTGTGGTGACGTCGATCGCGCCCCACGAGTCGAAGCCGAACAACGCGTCGCCGATGCCCCACTGGAACACGACGACCAGCAGGCCGAGCGTGGCGAGCAGGGTGAGCGCGTTCATCAGCAGCGCCTTGACCGGCATCACCAGCGAGCCGGTCAGCACGAACAGCAGCACCGCCGTGGACAGCAGGATGACCAGCAGCGCGATGGGGAACCGGTTGGCCACCGAGTCGCGGTAGTCGACCAGTTCCGCGGCGGCGCCGCCGACGAGCACCGGGAACGGCGGGTCCATCGCCCGGATCGCGCGTACGACGTCGCGGGAGGTCTGGCCGGCGGTCTCGCCCTCCGGCGTGACGTCGATGACGGCCGCCGGGGCGGCGATGTCGGGGCGCGGCTGCATCCGCAGCACGCCGTCCAGCGTGTTGAGCGCGTTCATGAAGTCGCGGACCGGGGCACCGGCCGGGTCGGCGTCGACCACCACGACGATCGGGTCGGCCTGGCCGCCGCTGAAGTCGCGCTGCACCGCCTCCTGCAGCTCGCGGGCCTCGGCCGAGGCGGGCAGCGCGCGGGCGTCGGAGTTCTCGAGGTTGACCGCGAACACGAACGGCAGCGACAGCGCGAGAAGGCCGGCCGCGACGGCGAGCGCGACCGGCGCCGGCCGGCCCTGCGCGAATGCGGCGAGCCGCGCGAGCAGGGCCGGGCCGGGTTCGGCGCGGCGGCGCAGCGCGGCCGCGACCGCGCGGCGGAACGCGAGCACCCGGGTGGAATCGCGGGCCCCGGGGATGCGGCGGTGCGCCACGGCGATGAGCGCGGGTACGGCGGTCAGGCCGGCCAGGGTGGCCAGCAGCACCGCGACCGCGCCGCCCAGCGCCATCGCGCCCAGCAGCGGTTCGGCGAACGCGTACAGACCGGCCATCGCCGTGGCGACGGCGAGCCCGGAGATCAGCACGGTGCGGCCGGCGGTCGCGGTGGTGCGGGCGACCAGGTCCGCGACCGGGGCGTCGGGGTCGGCGTCGCGCTCCTCGCGGAACCGGGCGATGACCAGCAGCGCGTAGTCGACGGCGAGCCCGATACCGAGCAGGGTGACCACGTTGACGGTGAACTCGCTGACCCCGGTGAGCGCGGTCAGTCCGAACAGGCCGAGCAGCGTCACCGACACGGTGGCCAGCGCCGCGGCGAGCGGGATCGCGCCGGCCACGAAACCGCCGAGAATCAGCACCAGCACGACCAGCAGGACGACGATCGCGACCGACTCGCCGAGGGCCGCGTCCGCGATGGCCTGGTCGGCGAACGCGCGCTCCGCGAGCTTCTCGCCGCCGACCAGCACGTCGGGCGCGTCGATGCGGTGCAGTGCGCCGGCGCCCGCGTCCTCCACTCGCTCCCGCCGGTCGTCCGGCATGCCTCGCTCCAGCTCGACGCGGATCAGCGAACTGCGGTTGTCGGCGCCGATCCGCCCGCCCGCGGCGCCGTACAGGTCCTCGACCTCGGTGACGCCGTCCATCTCGCGGATTTCGCCGGTGACCGCCGTGATGTCGTCGACCAGCGCCCGGTCGTACATGTCGCGCCCACCGACGACGGCGATGACCAGCGGACCCTCGGGCTGCAACTGGTCGACCCGCCGGTCGGCGAGCTGCGACCCGGCGTCCGGCCGCAGGCTGCCGGTGGTGGTGAGCCGGTCGAAGACCTGGCCCCCAGGACCAGCCCGGCGGTGAGCAGGACGAGCCAGGCGCCGAGCACCGGCCACCGCC
This genomic stretch from Phytohabitans rumicis harbors:
- a CDS encoding O-methyltransferase — encoded protein: MATTLHSPSVRTVLDRLFAAAANDDEQPPPPISGSSTSATARQRADALQTFYLPISARGGELLYTLVRASRPTTVVEFGTSFGISTVYLAAAIADNGAGRVFGTELNPAKVTAVRANLDEAGLGDRVTILAGDALDTLADIPGPIGVVLLDGWKDQCLPVLRLLEPRLESGALVVADDIELPAMADYLDYVRDPANGYVSVTFPVEDGMEISCRSAAEGPATVEGEAIPDPRGVFSPGQRTGRSRAGG
- a CDS encoding nuclear transport factor 2 family protein, whose protein sequence is MTTENKSIVQRALAGLIETGDVEVLAQFLSDDFVHHRPDSTTSTKAQWLAAVSAALAPIAGMQVEILHMLADGDHVVVHSRRWLPDAGPEIVVVDIWRIHDELIAEGWETIEPVAHAAANLVWWESDQR
- a CDS encoding AAA family ATPase yields the protein MIVWVNGTHGAGKTTTSAIVQQLIPDSRVFDAEKVGETLMDITPGLPETDNFQHWPPWRQLVVETARRVLDYTGGTLVMPMTVLVEQYWREISTGLAQHAIPVRHFVLHADQDTLRGRIEGEHPVPSPFRLKYLEPYAEAARTWLHREAEVVDTTHLTPAQAALQIAEAVKS
- a CDS encoding S1 family peptidase; this translates as MRSLITRRAVIASTAAALLGGALAMPQVVHAAPTPLTEASAVRALAAEFGDDRTAGVYRNETGRLVIAVTDQATAQAVRAAGGVAEVVKYSTAALASIHTTFDERVADVGPIPNTSWGVDPSSNQVVIDIFDGVSAADEKRLRELAAGYGDAARIEELPGTLQAAADIETRGGIGIYPKDGVGYCTLGFNVRNSAGQKYFVTAGHCANTADDRWWNRLNGEHYLGKRIWWDYGGIDKDYAVMEYKGPEAVGPPVVAYGAVTAFGKDYEIIDSRYPTDTDSVMRAGAHSGDLVGEVLSPSVTVTYIDGTTLKNMIKTSLCVMDGDSGGPMWNGVEALGITSGGNRIDEECRSSTNDRVSYYQPVHWVLVHHGLHAF
- a CDS encoding Hsp70 family protein; this encodes MPISDRVGVWLGVDFGTTSTVAVLRHGGGVVTPLLFDSSPLLGSGVFAGPDLELLTGADAYRAGLAHPGGFEPHPKRRIDEGTVWLGDREIAVVDAVAAVLARVGREACRVAGAIPATVVLTHPATWGGVRTDVLSDAARQAGLGDVRLVPEPVAAAAYFTTVLGHELRAGRAVAVYDLGAGTFDASVVSRDGSGFDTLAAAGLADLGGIDLDALVVDHARLLTRDAAADAWGRLDWPRTTDDQRARRTLWDGARAVKEQLSRHAAADLYVPLADATVRLTRDELERAARPLLQHSVEVTLTTLRQAGVPREALAGLFLVGGSSRVPLVASLLHRTLGLAPTVIEQPELAVATGSLHLDHPGPTTPEQAAAPSPAPRSPTTERQPPEPAGPRRTSPATATAAVALVVLLPSDIMLASRILVDQGPASVVSLLGVQIVTALGWAWIRTRRIPRPGWGHVVLTVLTAVPAVAAAVLMYREFGNSTIPSAVAVTVAITIAVGALLPARPADD
- a CDS encoding helix-turn-helix domain-containing protein, encoding MIGELLRQWRQRRGLSQLDLAIAADVSARHVSLVETGKSKPSAEMVLRLADQLHVPLRDRNRLLLAAGFAPRYAERSLDDGALSAARDAVRRVLHAHEPYPALVFDRRWNIVMTNRAVDPFFAQVAPDLLQPPVNLLRLGLDPRGFARMVVNLADVRAMFRARITRQLATAPDPELTAIYEELLMPEPDLAASQSVESDVVIPMIVRVGGRELRLFSTITTFGTPMDITLDEIGIESYYPADAESAAYFTR
- a CDS encoding MMPL family transporter, which encodes MCPLAVAGARRLARPAHRRAGPGGQVFDRLTTTGSLRPDAGSQLADRRVDQLQPEGPLVIAVVGGRDMYDRALVDDITAVTGEIREMDGVTEVEDLYGAAGGRIGADNRSSLIRVELERGMPDDRRERVEDAGAGALHRIDAPDVLVGGEKLAERAFADQAIADAALGESVAIVVLLVVLVLILGGFVAGAIPLAAALATVSVTLLGLFGLTALTGVSEFTVNVVTLLGIGLAVDYALLVIARFREERDADPDAPVADLVARTTATAGRTVLISGLAVATAMAGLYAFAEPLLGAMALGGAVAVLLATLAGLTAVPALIAVAHRRIPGARDSTRVLAFRRAVAAALRRRAEPGPALLARLAAFAQGRPAPVALAVAAGLLALSLPFVFAVNLENSDARALPASAEARELQEAVQRDFSGGQADPIVVVVDADPAGAPVRDFMNALNTLDGVLRMQPRPDIAAPAAVIDVTPEGETAGQTSRDVVRAIRAMDPPFPVLVGGAAAELVDYRDSVANRFPIALLVILLSTAVLLFVLTGSLVMPVKALLMNALTLLATLGLLVVVFQWGIGDALFGFDSWGAIDVTTPVLLFVFVFGLSMDYEVFLLARIKEEWDGRDLTRRRTQRRTLASDHAVRAGIEKSGPVVTAAALCIGVVFLGFLLGDLIAVKEIGFAMAVALLLDVTVVRGLLLPALMNLLGEWNWWAPAPLRRLHERWFAPRTSGPQPAAARIPAVRAGVHG
- a CDS encoding AraC family transcriptional regulator codes for the protein MISALNRLVDLVEEHLTEELDVDALARALGTTEYHLRRMFSSLAGMPLSEYVRRRRMTVAAAAVVRGQDDLLSIAVRHGYGSTEAFGRAFRAVHGASPGDVRRDGGPLRTQPHIRFRLTVEGSIPMDTRIVDRPAFRLVGHAARVPLIHQGINPHIQRLITALPQEEHVRLKTLSDTEPAGLLQVSDDLDPDATEGSALTYLHGVAVSRDTPAPDDLHAIEVPASTWAVFRTAGPYPQALQQTWAATATEWFPANPWRLRPGPSIVAVLERADDFSTATCELWLPVEPT
- a CDS encoding TetR/AcrR family transcriptional regulator, translated to MTEHHGNRYGRSERARQAVLEAADDLLVERGFAGVTIEGIAARAGVAKQTIYRWWPSKVDILMDAFIDDMAQHLTPPDHGDLGLDLRTHLSKLADFLTRSDAGAVFRALVGQAQHDPDLAIRLRADYLGQQRERDRLPLSRAVERGELPPDTDLDLAIDQLVGPIHYRVLVTGEPVPRHVTDALVHHFLVQHQPVAPSQPSRQR